A window of the Labrus mixtus chromosome 8, fLabMix1.1, whole genome shotgun sequence genome harbors these coding sequences:
- the asb10 gene encoding ankyrin repeat and SOCS box protein 10 isoform X1 gives MSRGSFVFTPMALRSLQLDEDMLERHKYKRQLASHQLNNYLLKKEARDRAPLRTSTALPAAVCQDAVVQNALYTGDLEAMQHLFPRGSTANLIIEPQGGEMRWVATGEGLWSLSYEQELTTPLHITAGRGFADCLRLLLQRGANVDLAPGGTTALHESCENCQPECTKLLLIHGANANAVSEDGLMPLHVCSSPESFECAKYLLQYGAAINGRTLDENDTPLHVAARNGLPDHVDLYLRYGAAVDKENDEGLTPLNAACSQPQELRELQHYFTVCQMLLGAGANVHTMDQDKRNPLHMACKNVNPDIVDLLLASGACVNDMDYGGEAPMHNVLKVVCYKFSHQPERIVRALLNHGSIRVWPGALPMVLKHCCVSPRTIEVLLNAYSFLKVTDTWVESVSPEVFKEHKDFYESVFSLAMTPRSLQHLARCKLRNVLDGRVHQVVPKLDLPTFIKNYLLLEYRGFIH, from the exons ATGTCGCGAGGCAGCTTTGTCTTCACACCCATGGCCTTACGCTCTCTTCAACTTGATGAAGACATGCTGGAGAGACACAAGTACAAGAGGCAGCTTGCCTCCCATCAGCTCAATAACTACCTGCTGAAAAAGGAGGCCAGGGACAGAGCACCGCTGAGGACCAGCACGGCCCTGCCTGCAGCTGTCTGCCAGGATGCGGTCGTCCAAAATGCTCTGTATACCGGAGACCTGGAGGCTATGCAGCACCTCTTTCCTCGAGGATCCACAGCAAACCTCATCATCGAGCCACAAGGAGGGGAAATGCGCTGGGTCGCCACAGGAGAAG GACTTTGGTCTCTGAGTTATGAGCAGGAACTGACCACACCACTTCACATCACCGCTGGCCGAGGCTTCGCAGACTGTCTGAGGCTCCTGCTGCAGCGGGGGGCCAATGTAGACCTGGCACCCGGAGGCACCACAGCCCTGCACGAGTCCTGTGAAAACTGCCAACCAGAATGTACCAAACTGCTTCTGATTCACGGCGCCAACGCCAATGCTGTCTCTGAAGATGGTCTAATGCCTCTGCATGTTTGCTCGAGCCCTGAGTCTTTTGA ATGTGCCAAGTATCTCCTTCAGTATGGTGCAGCTATTAATGGTCGCACTCTAGATGAAAATGACACTCCCTTACACGTGGCAGCCAGGAATGGCCTTCCTGACCACGTCGATCTCTACCTGCGCTATGGAGCTGCTGTGGACAAAGAGAATGACGAGGGTCTCACCCCACTGAACGCAGCTTGTTCACAACCCCAGGAGCTGCGGGAGCTCCAACATTACTTCACAGTGTGCCAGATGCTGCTGGGGGCCGGGGCCAACGTCCACACCATGGACCAGGACAAACGCAATCCTTTACACATGGCCTGTAAAAACGTCAACCCAGACATAGTGGATCTTCTGCTGGCTAGCGGTGCCTGTGTTAACGACATGGACTACGGTGGTGAAGCTCCCATGCACAACGTCCTAAAGGTGGTCTGCTACAAGTTTTCCCATCAGCCTGAGAGGATTGTCCGTGCTTTGCTCAACCATGGTTCTATACGAGTGTGGCCTGGAGCTCTGCCCATG GTTTTAAAGCACTGCTGTGTGTCTCCACGCACCATCGAGGTTCTTCTCAACGCTTACAGTTTCCTTAAAGTCACGGACACCTGGGTGGAGTCTGTGTCACCGGAGGTGTTTAAG GAGCACAAAGACTTCTACgagtctgtcttctctctgGCAATGACTCCTCGCTCCCTGCAGCACTTGGCTCGCTGCAAACTCAGAAATGTCCTGGATGGCCGAGTACACCAGGTGGTCCCTAAACTGGATCTGCCAACCTTTATCAAGAATTACCTGCTGCTGGAGTACAGAGGTTTTATCCATTGA
- the asb10 gene encoding ankyrin repeat and SOCS box protein 10 isoform X2: MAYVAPKIKWHKQKKYRNDVIATAKASGCVLQFWNSLLVGDELTMLSIVDDDEYCYLIDAVYDTSNIEEWKNFRFNYRGLRLWSLSYEQELTTPLHITAGRGFADCLRLLLQRGANVDLAPGGTTALHESCENCQPECTKLLLIHGANANAVSEDGLMPLHVCSSPESFECAKYLLQYGAAINGRTLDENDTPLHVAARNGLPDHVDLYLRYGAAVDKENDEGLTPLNAACSQPQELRELQHYFTVCQMLLGAGANVHTMDQDKRNPLHMACKNVNPDIVDLLLASGACVNDMDYGGEAPMHNVLKVVCYKFSHQPERIVRALLNHGSIRVWPGALPMVLKHCCVSPRTIEVLLNAYSFLKVTDTWVESVSPEVFKEHKDFYESVFSLAMTPRSLQHLARCKLRNVLDGRVHQVVPKLDLPTFIKNYLLLEYRGFIH, encoded by the exons ATGGCGTATGTAGCTCCTAAGATCAAGTGGCACAAACAGAAGAAGTACCGGAACGACGTGATCGCCACAGCGAAAGCCAGTGGCTGTGTTCTGCAGTTCTGGAATTCTTTGCTTGTGGGCGATGAGCTGACGATGCTCAGTATCGTAGACGACGACGAGTATTGCTACCTTATTGATGCTGTTTATGACACCAGCAACATAGAGGAATGGAAGAACTTTAGATTTAACTACAGAGGCCTGA GACTTTGGTCTCTGAGTTATGAGCAGGAACTGACCACACCACTTCACATCACCGCTGGCCGAGGCTTCGCAGACTGTCTGAGGCTCCTGCTGCAGCGGGGGGCCAATGTAGACCTGGCACCCGGAGGCACCACAGCCCTGCACGAGTCCTGTGAAAACTGCCAACCAGAATGTACCAAACTGCTTCTGATTCACGGCGCCAACGCCAATGCTGTCTCTGAAGATGGTCTAATGCCTCTGCATGTTTGCTCGAGCCCTGAGTCTTTTGA ATGTGCCAAGTATCTCCTTCAGTATGGTGCAGCTATTAATGGTCGCACTCTAGATGAAAATGACACTCCCTTACACGTGGCAGCCAGGAATGGCCTTCCTGACCACGTCGATCTCTACCTGCGCTATGGAGCTGCTGTGGACAAAGAGAATGACGAGGGTCTCACCCCACTGAACGCAGCTTGTTCACAACCCCAGGAGCTGCGGGAGCTCCAACATTACTTCACAGTGTGCCAGATGCTGCTGGGGGCCGGGGCCAACGTCCACACCATGGACCAGGACAAACGCAATCCTTTACACATGGCCTGTAAAAACGTCAACCCAGACATAGTGGATCTTCTGCTGGCTAGCGGTGCCTGTGTTAACGACATGGACTACGGTGGTGAAGCTCCCATGCACAACGTCCTAAAGGTGGTCTGCTACAAGTTTTCCCATCAGCCTGAGAGGATTGTCCGTGCTTTGCTCAACCATGGTTCTATACGAGTGTGGCCTGGAGCTCTGCCCATG GTTTTAAAGCACTGCTGTGTGTCTCCACGCACCATCGAGGTTCTTCTCAACGCTTACAGTTTCCTTAAAGTCACGGACACCTGGGTGGAGTCTGTGTCACCGGAGGTGTTTAAG GAGCACAAAGACTTCTACgagtctgtcttctctctgGCAATGACTCCTCGCTCCCTGCAGCACTTGGCTCGCTGCAAACTCAGAAATGTCCTGGATGGCCGAGTACACCAGGTGGTCCCTAAACTGGATCTGCCAACCTTTATCAAGAATTACCTGCTGCTGGAGTACAGAGGTTTTATCCATTGA
- the zgc:92591 gene encoding late histone H2B.L4, with translation MTNDIPKRKGKNPGEKKGKRKAKRRETYAMYIYKVLKQVHPDTGISSRAMSIMNSFVNDLFERIATEASRLAQYNKRSTITSREVQTAVRLLLPGELAKHAVSEGTKAVTKYTSSK, from the exons atgactaaCGACATACCTAAGAGAAAGGGGAAGAACCCAGGTGAGAAAAAGGGCAAAAGAAAGGCCAAAAGAAGAGAGACTTACGCGATGTACATCTATAAAGTTTTGAAACAG GTTCACCCGGATACAGGGATTTCAAGCAGAGCCATGAGCATCATGAACTCCTTCGTGAACGACCTGTTTGAGAGAATCGCCACAGAAGCGTCCCGGCTGGCTCAGTACAATAAACGCTCCACCATCACTAGCAGAGAGGTGCAAACTGCAGTGAGACTGCTGCTGCCCGGGGAGCTGGCCAAACACGCCGTGTCTGAAGGCACGAAAGCTGTCACCAAGTACACCAGCTCCAAATGA